From the genome of Pseudalkalibacillus hwajinpoensis, one region includes:
- a CDS encoding CBS domain-containing protein, with product MLVHNNLQNLMSKNIVSVTPEQSIQEAAALMNQYNIGSLPVMKNGQLCGMVTDRDITTRATATGGNADCQVSQCMSNNIVSATSNMSAEEAAALMAQNQIRRLPIVENNQVVGMVSLGDFATKTPDHQEAATALSSISQNGTTRG from the coding sequence ATGCTTGTGCATAACAATCTGCAAAACCTCATGTCTAAGAACATCGTATCCGTTACACCAGAGCAATCGATCCAGGAAGCAGCGGCTCTAATGAATCAGTATAATATTGGTTCATTACCTGTCATGAAAAATGGTCAGCTTTGCGGAATGGTTACAGATCGTGATATTACGACTCGTGCCACTGCAACTGGTGGAAATGCGGATTGTCAGGTGAGCCAATGTATGTCTAACAATATTGTCTCAGCTACATCTAACATGAGTGCAGAAGAAGCAGCGGCATTAATGGCTCAGAATCAGATCCGACGATTGCCTATTGTTGAAAACAATCAGGTAGTGGGAATGGTTTCGCTTGGAGATTTTGCGACGAAAACACCTGACCATCAAGAGGCCGCCACCGCACTATCGAGCATTTCTCAGAATGGAACAACACGGGGTTAA